The sequence below is a genomic window from Lytechinus variegatus isolate NC3 chromosome 3, Lvar_3.0, whole genome shotgun sequence.
attttaacatATCCCTGGTCAATAAATTAGGaaaaatttacaatacattcacaataacaagaaaatattgacacaaACCCTCTTTCAAGATGACATGAATTGACATTCCTCCATATTGCTACGGATTACAGAATATTTGACCTGTACTTTTGTCAAGTGACCAATTGACAAAAGGAGGTATGATCAAATATGATCATGAAGCCAACAGCAAAAGTAATCATATTTTCTAATTTAGACATGACTAATTCTAAGAACTAGGCCTGGGACAAATCAATTGCTCACCAGGGTAAACAATCAAATAGCTAGAACAATCAAGATTCCTGGATTATCAGAAATCACAAATTTAGACCTATTTACATGACCTACCAGTGGTCACATATAATTAGCAAGCTGAAGCCGTCAAGTATCCCAGGACAGCTCCAATGAAATGCACATTAAAACAGTTAAATGTTtggaattcattaaattttagcattaatttcatttgttatcTTGCACTTTTTTGTCATACACTGTATAtcgaagaaaatattatttaatatttttttcacagatTATTGGTAAACTAATCGAATGCATCGGTCGTTTGTgttttactcccaggcctactAAAAACATTATTGTCTCACTTATACAATCATAGCCTTATGGACCATTACAACACTCTATACATGAGGCATAAATTAGGCCTCCAGAACAATTTATTATTGTGCATCATGGGatagaaaacaatttttaaCTTGATTTGCAAGAGGATTCACACACACAGCACTAACATTCACagcaaataatcataattacatgtacctgaagagaaaaaaatgcgGAACAAACCAATTAGAATCATAAGGATCGTCCAAGTTCTGGACATTTTTCTGTCCACACAcacataatttttctttcttcatatttcacttCATGTCATTTGTGTGAATGCCACAATAGGATCATGATGACAAGCACCCTAGACATTTTGTTATTTCAGATGACAGAAATTGGCATGTTGAAGCAAATAACACAATGAAATTTACAACACAACTGACCAGGATCTGACTTGTACCTGTAATAATCTGAAGTCATCATGCCTTAATTTGCTTATATTTTTAGGGCAAGGTCACTTTACATTGGGCACATTTCTATATTACAGCCCAAAtagacaaaaatataaaaagggcACAACAAACCTCCAAGCTAATGAGAGAGACATCAAGGCCAGTCACCAGGGCATCCTTGACCAGAGACTTAACTTTGATAGCCTTGGATTGATTTAAACCCTGACTCCTGCTtctttatttgcatatttattttaaagcaAAGTAGTCTCTATTCTAGACATGACATATAAAACTGTTATTAACTATATCCCGGTCCAATGAATCTATTCTGTCTTACTTAGGCTGCATTTATGAGACCCAACAAGCCAGAATCACAGACACGAATCATGATTCCAAATACTACATCATGACTAAAAGATCTGCAGAATCAGCATTTAATTGACCCTTTCTCCAATGCCGTTTCTTCCACACTACAAGCCTAGCCAGTGCGCTTCATAAAGCGCAGCTTTACCCAGGATATATCTAGGACAATTTCTACTCACGTTTTAATTCCAAACGATGTCTGTGTGAAGCGGAAGCGAAGAAGTAGCCCGACATAATGACATCTTAAATTCATGATTCAAATCTATGTTTACGTTTATTTGACATTTTAGAATGCATTTCTGCATATATGTaagaactcttttttttcctgtttcatgtttgtgatttgaaacatttttacttttatatttgaataaatgcattgaaaatacaGGAAGAAAATGCAGGAATAACCATTGCATTATTTGAActgttaaaaaagaaaatttgcattaattattattttaatttttgttgtttaaaGAAGGAGTTCTTTAGATGgaatcaaatgaaaattcaatttaaaacatGCATCCCTGTATTTTAAAGAAGTTTTTAGTGATTAAAATGCATCATTAgcataattacatgtagatgttaCTCATAATATGCATCTCTATGCACGTTTTGTACCTTTTTTGAAATAGAAGAATTGATTTAATAGGATTCcagattttttgaaaattttcctctATCACACAGTTGCACACCCTGATATTGCTATTGACCTATGACCCTACAATGActccagtgaaaaataatacatattaTAAGGAATATTATTGCAGAAAGCCCAGGGTTAAAATTCTTAATTAATTAATCTAATAGGAGGCataatcaatatacatgtataagtggAACACTTCTGGTAATCTTTCCTGCAGTCCATAATTGTATTACACCAGGTGTGTTCACTTTATAGCATTGAAAATATGATCTTTTTCATCCTTTAAATATAcaattctgcaaaaaaaaacatgtattttatgaatatatGCTTGATGGATATTCAAGGAAAAATATAGTAACTTactttaactacatgtattaattaataACAAATGTAATACAAGCcagacaaagaaatcacaaaacaGCTGCAAGTCTTCATATATTTGAACACTGAATTGTCTGTTCTGTTGTTTCCTcagcagatttaaaaaaaaaacaattttaacaaaaacaagtgaaatgcctctggcagtcttgcctgcattacatGATTCAATATATTAGCACCAGtggtgactttgaaaacaactatttAATATCTATTCACAGAAGgccaattccataaaatatgtatgtccGACCACATGTGCATGTATGTGAGACCTTCATGAATTTTtttgtctctgatttctggttcttttgacagtctgtaatgttctcaaatgaccatgaagtttatgaagtgaagtaagaattGATACAAATGAGGGTAAGATGTACAAAATGGTTgaatatttcatggaattgctCAGAAGAAAATcatcatatgataataaaatactatgtccattcaCCCAAACTGACcaatgaccttgatcatgaaaCTAtttcaatcattcatacttgataacccttatgtcaatgtttcatgaaccagatccataaactttctaatgATGCCAACTCCCAATAcaaccaaagttcattgaccttaaatgacctttgatcttggtcaagtgacctgaaatgcacacaggatgttaagGGATACATAATTGCTcttctgtccaagtttcatgaactagattcagaaaactttttaaaataatgacaattccacaaataccccaaacatTACTAATGTTCttttaccctaaatgaccttttaccttggtcatgtgacctgaaactcaagcaggattttcagtgatgcatcattacccttatgtctaagtttgaGGTACTAGGTCtaaatactttctaagttatgatgacatttcaaaacaaaaactgaacgttggttaagatttcaatgttgttAACGATgtcgccatcggaaaagcggcacctatagtctcgcAGCTCTTGCTccgctatgcaggcgagacaaaaatgaattcataatCTGCAAAACCAAGAAAATAATTGATCTTTTCCACATAATTACATTTCATGTAATCACAGTCCTTTTGACACAGTATGATGTCATGCAATACAGGCCTTGAATGAGCGCAATAAAGCCAAATTTACaacctaaaattttgttttaaaaacaaaatgctcGGATGACAAGCCTAATATGCACAATAACATTCTTGTACTTTGTTTAGCTTCCATGTGTCAATTTTACTGTTAGCTCCGGATTAATTCTTAAGGTCTAAGGAAAAGGGACATCAAAGTATCCCCACCCAATCCACCGTACCTGGTTTTGTATGCTAGTCTATGCTGACAAAGAAACATGAGCATCGCCTGACTATTTCATGGAAGACAATATCACCTAGACAATTCAGGATAATCAAACTCACAATTCAAAATATGCAATATTGTCATATTTTGTAGCCCCAAGGACAAATTCTGTGTGGCTAGGGTGCTGCtggaaaaaatatacatatctcTGACATTAACattcataaatgaaaaatactTTATGCTAATTACATTAATTTTTACTAACACAAGAAAAACACAAAACATCTTATAAACATTAaaccaaacaacatattttcttgaactaaaaaaaaaattcacccacCCTCCCATAAAAAAAGATTAACATTATGAATTTGTTCTTACCTCTTTGTATGATGACATGATTCTCTCAATGGCATCTGCTGCTGATGAAAGTAAACCTTTAGCTGTTGTGAATCCTTGAGTTCTTAAACTCACTTCCTCACTTTCACTCAACACTTCTCCATCTACAAGTATATCAGAAATAAGACAAATTCAATGGATTGCCACACACACTGATTGCTACAAATCTGTATTAGCCTCATGAGAAAATAACTAAACATTAAAGAATGGTAATGACAGAGAACAAGGCATAAGCGATGTtgtcagacctgccaacctctgggaatgaaaaactgtattctgtgataaaaagctgtatttttcccccaaaaaaagctCACCTCAgggctcaagctgcatgcaagctacaatgcgcactgctcttgcagatgaaaaaaaaacattgaaacagtGTATAACTGGTTTTTACaaaatgactgaaaaaaaaacaagctactgaaattacAATGAGACATATAGATATAGATGATTTTTCTCAGTAAATtacgattctttttttttacaaaaaaacatatttttcaaagaaaaaacgtactgccgtattttggttgcaaaaatgtACTAAATATGTCTAAAacatactggttggcaggtctgtgttgtgtctcgcccacttgtgaaattaagcaaaataattatttatcatATCTAATTTTCAACTTCAACCTTCATTTGCCTCTGAACCAATCAACCCACCTAAAGATTAAAGAAGAAGCAAAATAAGAGGTGAATTTGTCAATGTTAAATTACTCATTTATATCATGTTATATTAGTTTCATTGCATTATATTTCTGTGATTCAGATACAATTGAAATCTAATATCATAATATcatacatttcaaaatgttactgtattaatacacataaaattcaTATGAGCCTCACAAAGTAATGTTAGCAAAACAATATTACCCATACTTGAACATACCACTTCAGACCAAGAAGGTACCAAAATCTATCTGCAACATTTTGGAAACCTGCTTGGAGTTTGCAGGTACATGTATTCTAAAGTATCAAAAGTATATCGTACTGACGTAATATATCATAGATGTTGGctttcaaaaattaatttgaagatgAAAAACTGTACCAAAATTTctgtaaacaaaacattttgtatttcaataaaGATCAACTACCTGTAGATACAATGTCTTTACTGGAATGTGTATCCAAACCAGTGTGTACATTGTATGAATATCCTTTGCGTATATACTAGGCTCACTGCTCAGACACAACGCACTCACACATAGCAGACATGATTGTACATGACTGTACAGTCACTGGAGTCAAGCTACTACTTTTCTTCAGGCTCAGAAAATGCTTATTAATCCAACAAGGGTtaaatatgaaatttcttattgtCCGCCCACTTTAAAACGTCGTGGGAAACAGTACACTACTGGGTTTGCACAATATAAGATTTTAGGCCCACATAAAAGAtttaaagtctttaaaacaaCAAAACTTTAATTAACACAAATCCAGCTAATTACTAAGCAATAAAGAAAGTTTGGATACATCCTGACAAAGccataaattaatttttgaatCAACAAAGAAAACTTGTTGCAAATCttaaatttgttaatttcaCATTAGAAGGTgggaaaattgtatttttctaaCTTAAACTGAAATGGTTTCTTATTACCCTCTAGTACAGGTCCCGTCGACGTCATGATTGGTATAGCTACCATCATCATCCCAGAGGCAGACCACATGTACTTCATCAGAAACTGTTCCAGCATCACATACCACAAACGTTTCTTGAATATCAGAGTCATCTGACGCTTTAATGAGTGGTATTTCTCCAACAGATTTCTGTGTTCCACCTGTAGGTTAGTTCAATCaacaatgagaaaaaaatctcaCTGGTACATTCTGTGATCGAAATCATTCACATAGATGCTGGGCTGAATGACTGTTACCTCAATGACAATGGGGaaatattatttgattgatttgtaaagtcattgatttgcattttttttaaacataaaatatacAGTTTTGCTTGAAACTAAAGTACACAATTTAAGGGTACTTTTATGTGACCActacaaaaagaaaatagtgtTTATCTATCATCACGAGTGATTCTAATTAGTACTAATTTTAATGAACAATACCAGTTTATATGAAATACTGTTCCATGTTTTTATGTTGACTTCCCATGTTGACAATTATCTGTAAATTACccggtacatgtaaatgaatgaTGAAACAAAAGCTTTCTAATCTTAAATACCCGATGAGGACTTTagttatatgcattttgatTGTTGTTAGTAAATTACCTCATGTCCACTGTAGAAAGCAATCTCTTCTGCATTGGTGATAATCCTAGAATGAACAAATCTCAACTGTCCTTTGCGATGGGCTTCCTCTGCTACCAACCTTCCAAACTTAGGTGATGCCATCCTGAGGATCTTGGCTGTTAAAATCAGTACTGAGCCTGCTATCAGACCAGGAACATTTGTTCCTTACcaacaagaaaatgaaagttaTATCAACatgatttttctgaaaataacaaaattactgAAAAGTTTGAAACTTGAGCTTATTTATCAAACtacatgtcatacatgtaggtgaagtTGTGAATTGATGTAGAGGTACTTAGAGCTCCAAGCCCTGGTCTAGATGGTGCATTAAGAGTCTGCACCACTAATTGacatattttgcatgatgtaCAACAGTACAAGTatgactgtaaaaaaaataaccaaactAAATTACACTCGCATACACTCAAGCCAATGATTGAGGTTAATCAAAACGGCCCATAGAAAATTGAACCTCGGCAATACAGGTATGGTGGGGGTCGCTAatactgagggggggggggctcacatATATTGGTGGAAACGTGCCGCTTCGACAACCCCCTTTATCAGACAGTTCAGACctaattttcaattctttttacaCCAATATTTTGCCCTTGTGGTCAGTTCCTTAGGTCCACATTTCAGGGTTTTGTGAGGCACACCCctatcaaattataattttagcaaccccccccccccccggctaatACCCTTTTCTAAAAATATTACGAAATCTATAGTATGTTAGCCTCTATAGAACTTGGCCAAATTAGATACCTGTGAAAGTATGATTTTATGAAGGATGACTGATATTGATTTACTGGTCtatcatattcatttcaaagaatagaCCCTACTTAATGTTGTAGTAAGTCCCCCAACCCCCATATAGGTTTGCCACCGGTAGATGGTGCTAGACTCCTTTAAGACGCTGGAGGATGTTGGATCCCTTGGATACTCATACTTGAAGCTGAACTTACATGGAATAGACAGGATCTAAGGACATCTCTGGAGGAAAATACTGGTAGGTGACTTACTCCTCCTATTTCTAAGTTTCTAGTATCAACCTAGTGGTCAAGCTACATTAATTTGTCAGAAATTTGATTTGTGAGGGGCTTACAACTCCCCTTTCACCCCTTATCCCTTCCTAAGCAATATTAAGCATTTTTACCTGCATTGCCTTGTCTCGCAAGTCGAATAAGGGCAAGGGTCATCATCACAACATCAAGCAGTGGCTTTGTTAGACTTGAATACAGATGAGCAACTGATTCACAAAATGTTCTCACATCTTCTGTCAAATTCTGGTCAGCATTGGCTATTCGGCTATCAAGATTACCAACTCGATAGTAGGTCTGATTCTTGAAGTAGAGTTTGTAGGCATGATCAACTAGTTTTGTACGAAATGCAAGAGCGAGGCTCGATTCCAAGAAGCGAATTGTGCTATTTATGAAGGTAGCTGGAACAGCAAGTGCCAaccatttcattatttgaaagataaATCCTTTAAGATTAGTATCAACAATTGTTTTTACCATCCCTCCTTCCAAATGAGCaacatagattgacaagaaagTTCTTGTTACTAAACTCAATGTGTGCAAAAACAGAATCCCAAATTCTTTGGACCATATTCCTGGCAAGATAATACGGAATAGTCTCCTGAGTCGGATGTAAAAGTCTTTTCCTACTGATGTTGATGATCTAGATGGATTATTTGAGTGTTTTGGGCTATTATGTTCACCCTGTTTATTCGAATTGTTCTGACCATCTTTCTTACCGTCCGCTTGCACATCAGCAGTCGCGCCTGCACGACCGGCTTTATGCGTGTCGCCAGTGAGCAGGCCGCCGAGTCCACAGCGGCGGAGAACACTAGCGCCGTTCTTTACCCGATAAGCAACAAAAAGGGCAACTGCTACTCCTCCAATAACTTTGGGGTTCTTCAAATTCTTGTGGATAGAAGCTCTAAGTAATTGAGACATGATGGCGATCACAGTACTATTCGCTCCTTCAAACAAAAGGTAACATAGATGCGAATTTCTATCCACTTGACAACCCGTCTCCTCTGACTAGTCTGCTCTGTCTACGTCTGTCATCTCGATTAGTCTCGTTCTCGGGCGCTTTCAGAGTGTGATCGCGAGAGGGGGATCTTGAAATATTCCCGGATTGTTGGGATCGACGTACCGTATCGTTACCTGCATTATTTCATAGACAGGCCCCATAGTTACAAAGAATGCTTGCGGGCTATAGCTTTCCCATTTATTTGCACTGTTCGTTTGTCTTTAATTCCTTCAACTTCATAGTATCTTAATTCCACAACAATTCGGCTTTTGAAAGAATTGCTCTAGAAGTATGGGCGTTtgaatttggaaaaatattatcAGAGCAATACATATATTCTGTTTTTAGATCTATCAAAGGCATTACGGCATTCGCGGAGTAGCCTTAAATTGGTTTGAAAATTATAGATAACAGTATATGTAATGATCAATGGGAGTCAAATCACAATCTAGGAAGGCAAATTATGGGGTACCCAATTAAGGTTCAGTCTAGGGTCCCTTATTGTTCTTGGATCTATATCAATGACATTATAAAttcatcaaagttttttttttacatattcacTTTTTGTTGATGACACTTGCTTAAAATTACTCTCCTATCgcaaggatttgaataatcttATAATAAAGTTTAGTTTCATACTTGATACTTGATGTAGTAATCCCTATGGCAGCTCATACAGAAGCTATACTGGGATGATGAATAAAGTGAGCCACTGGAAGGAGCATCATGAAGTGCAGAAATGGTGATGAATAGACATAGCAATTTTGTATGTTTGGTTTTGCTCTAACAAGCTTTTATTCAACACTAGTAAAACACGATATGTTGTATCTATTAGAACAAGAGGTAGGAGAATCCCTGATTTTATAGATTCATAATCAATAGGAGGTTATCAGATCAATCGTAGTCAAGATTGATGTGCGGTTTCTGGGAGTTGTAGATGATCATTATCATGGAAAAATCACGTCAGCATGCATTGTTTGTACCAAAGTTTCAAATTGCTTTTGCTCagtcatgcgtgaataagaaatgaTCTAATTAATTTtggatgaaagaggagattctttTCGTAggttgataaagcgctatataaatgccaattattattattctaagctttacaatggtaggtcatttgtacatttcatttgtgataaaaaaattcATCGACATAAATCTCGCTTTTCGTTTATtgtgagtgtttgtgtgtgtgagggtgggcgcgcgcgcgtgtgtgtgtataaaagAACATTGGAAAACTCAATtgtatcccccctccccccacttttGAGGAGAGATTTCAGCCCCccgactgaaaaaaaaatcgttcccagggccctgccTTATAACAGGTCCACTTTCTCGATCATGCCGGAACGTAggccaggggagcgtttcatcaatattttcatccgacaagttgttagatctgacatctttcctcgatattgattggctgagaggcactgttcctatggtaactgtcggatgaaatgggacttgtcggatgaaacgtccgataggtcctttcatgaaacacacccctgtatttaaaaaattctgCTTGTGCTTCAACTTCACGCCTCGCAGCAAGTATGCGCATCTTGTTctgttgggtgtttcataaagctgttcgtaagatacgagtGACTCTACGCACGACTGGTATAACCCTTTCTCATGCCAAGTGAAATCCCTATAtctaattgagttatgacctaagatcATGTTCCAGTAGTGAGTAAAGTTGTGCTTAACTTTACGAACTGAGCTTaatgaaacacctaccaggaTCAAAAAACATTGCCAACGATTTTCGATTTTCAGGAGAAAATACcggcatgaaaaaaaagaagctagCTCGAGCATCAAGGGCTATGAGattattacataattatgcatGTTGCTTTAGAAGAATAAAGAAGAATAAATGACTGTTACTGAGCTATCCGCTCAAAGAACGatgacaaacaaaaatcaactctGAACGGCCGACTGGCGGGGAAATATGGGTTAaaaaatccgcccccccccccctccccttggcgaaagctggatccggaCAGCACACAAGGCACCGACAAAGCAAGCACTCTCTACAACACGCACCGTCAAACGCAACATTGAAAATACAAcctcctcccctctctccctctctctctgcacctcaaccccccccccattctatCTCCCATTCTTATCCTCAATCTACCTTATCCTCGGTCACACGTAAGACACTCCCACACGTAAGCAAAAGCAGCCTGAAACCTAAACGGTCTAAGAAAAAATACGAAAacaaagacgaagaagaagaaaaaaaattgtgaagaaattttttgacataatTCAGAAAGTGATGTCATACTTCACCCTCTCTCcgtttctcctttttttcttgtcgcGCAAATATGTGGTGTTCATGGattctaaagccccccccccctgtacccAAGTGGGGAAGGGGTTCATTTTATTAACAAATTCCTTTTTTCAATTAATCGTcgtcagattcagattcagattcagattcagattcagattcagttttatttccaacagaaataacaaatattgatacaaatcattttcatagattataacaaatatttacaatacattaataataatcataactaacatataaaaatataatacaaaatattttatagacaaataatatatagttaggatagaaaaaaaagtatctgtggaaatgggggattcactaaaaagcatagct
It includes:
- the LOC121410222 gene encoding ATP-binding cassette sub-family D member 2-like gives rise to the protein MSQLLRASIHKNLKNPKVIGGVAVALFVAYRVKNGASVLRRCGLGGLLTGDTHKAGRAGATADVQADGKKDGQNNSNKQGEHNSPKHSNNPSRSSTSVGKDFYIRLRRLFRIILPGIWSKEFGILFLHTLSLVTRTFLSIYVAHLEGGMVKTIVDTNLKGFIFQIMKWLALAVPATFINSTIRFLESSLALAFRTKLVDHAYKLYFKNQTYYRVGNLDSRIANADQNLTEDVRTFCESVAHLYSSLTKPLLDVVMMTLALIRLARQGNAGTNVPGLIAGSVLILTAKILRMASPKFGRLVAEEAHRKGQLRFVHSRIITNAEEIAFYSGHEVEHRNLLEKYHSLKRQMTLIFKKRLWYVMLEQFLMKYMWSASGMMMVAIPIMTSTGPVLEDGEVLSESEEVSLRTQGFTTAKGLLSSAADAIERIMSSYKEVTELAGYSARVSDMLTVFEDVSRGHYVRNTVTTNGKVKGQKIIKEVTSSADLRGEVTTTDSALIIAENLPIITPNQDEVISSLSLKVSPGMHLLITGPNGCGKSSLFRILCGLWPVYRGKLVKPDPHHMVFIPQRPYMSLGTLRDQVIYPDTPKEMAKKGVTDDDLENILGIVNLQYIITREGGWDSVSDWKDVFSGGEKQRMGMARLFYHKPQFALLDECTSAVSIDVEGKIFQAAKDAGIIMLTITHRPSLWKYHTHLLQFDGTGNWRLEELDTAVRLSLNEEKQRLESQLSGIPRMQERLNELCEILGEDSVQRTAPSKDKKKNGCE